In Leptospira stimsonii, one DNA window encodes the following:
- a CDS encoding histidine phosphatase family protein has product MSVVYLVRHGQANSQGSDYDLLTPHGKKQAFALGRHMATNGEIPDRIITGTMRRHLETGESFLEGVKSIVGEKEKFSIESFLHRDSGWNEFAPELWGSYSKLIASRQTEFERTLLQFGKARLKGGIRSAALFFKLTEEILRVWKEGKETPEGIETFSAFEKRVFHSSNVFFSPSDKERSFIFTSGTPISLVLNRLLRQDEDCFSWMPWIWNTSVSTFRWVRGKYLPVSINGVPHLFEKSDRTLF; this is encoded by the coding sequence ATGTCCGTCGTTTATCTTGTTCGTCATGGTCAGGCCAATTCTCAAGGATCGGACTACGATCTTCTCACTCCTCACGGAAAAAAACAAGCCTTCGCTCTGGGTCGTCATATGGCGACGAACGGAGAAATTCCGGATCGAATCATTACCGGAACCATGCGTAGACATTTAGAAACCGGAGAATCGTTTTTGGAAGGAGTGAAATCGATCGTGGGGGAAAAGGAAAAATTTTCCATCGAATCTTTTTTGCATAGAGATTCAGGTTGGAACGAATTTGCGCCGGAACTCTGGGGTTCTTATTCCAAATTGATCGCGTCTCGGCAAACCGAATTCGAAAGGACACTCCTCCAGTTCGGCAAGGCTCGACTCAAGGGAGGAATTCGATCCGCGGCTTTGTTCTTTAAATTGACCGAGGAAATTCTCAGAGTCTGGAAGGAAGGAAAGGAAACTCCGGAAGGGATCGAAACTTTTTCCGCTTTCGAGAAAAGAGTATTCCATTCTTCTAATGTTTTCTTTTCGCCCTCCGATAAGGAACGAAGTTTTATCTTTACATCGGGGACTCCTATATCTTTAGTATTGAATCGGCTCTTGCGTCAGGATGAGGATTGTTTCTCCTGGATGCCTTGGATTTGGAATACTTCCGTCAGCACGTTTCGTTGGGTTAGAGGAAAGTATCTTCCTGTTTCGATCAACGGAGTCCCTCATCTCTTCGAAAAAAGCGATCGTACTCTCTTTTAG